One Babylonia areolata isolate BAREFJ2019XMU chromosome 20, ASM4173473v1, whole genome shotgun sequence DNA segment encodes these proteins:
- the LOC143294580 gene encoding uncharacterized protein LOC143294580 produces the protein MGGADCWTDHYLIVSKVRLHILPDCRPPSHCVQGHALHSAHEKTPRLLTDKEQILERWAEHFKNVFNRPANINDEVIARLPQVEINEDLDTLPTEDELRKAVKQLSCGKAQGPDAIPAEQGLLQESQCGFRAELETVDMMIFAVRQLQEKCQEQHSDLFMTFVDLTKAFDMVSREGLWKIMEKFGCPNKFITIVQQFHDSIMVKVLDDGDESEAFRVTNGIKQCCVLALTLFSMVFSAILTDAFRDCEERIHVRYKTDGRLLNLRHLQDVTKVKETVVRNFSVSL, from the exons ATGGGTGGTGCCGACTGCTGGACCGACCACTACCTCATTGTGTCCAAGGTCAGGCTTCACATTCTGCCCGACTGCCGACCACCATCTCATTGTGTCCAAGGTCATGCTTTGCATTCTGCCCATGAGAAGACCCCACG GCTGCTGACAGATAAGGAGCAGATTCTGGAgcggtgggctgagcacttcaaaaACGTCTTCAACCGTCCTGCCAACATCAACGACGAGGTCATTGCTCGCCTGCCTCAGGTAGAGATCAACGAGGACCTTGACACCCTCCCCACAGAAGATGAACTCAGGAAAGCAGTGAAACAACTCTCATGTGGCAAAGCACAAGGACCCGATGCAATCCCTGCTGAG caaggtctcctccaagaaagccagtgtggcttccgtgcTGAATTGGAGACTGTGGACATGATGATTTTTGCTGTGcgccaactccaggaaaaatgccaggagcaacacagcGACCTCTTCATGACCTTTGTTGATCTGACAAAGGCTTTCGACATggtcagcagagaaggcttgtggaaGATTATGGAGAAATTTGGCTGCCCCAACAAGTTCATCACAATTGTCCAGCAGTTCCATGACAGCATAATGGTTAAAGTTCTGGATGACggagacgagtcagaggccttccGAGTGACAAATGGCATCAAACAATGCTGCGTTCTCGCCCTgactctgttcagtatggtattctctgccattctgacagatgccttccgtgACTGTGAAGAAAGAATCCACGTCAGGTACAAGACTGACGGGAGATTGCTCAACCTCAGGCACCTGCAGGATGTTACgaaggtgaaagagactgtcgTCAGAAACTTCAGTGTTAGCTTATGA